One window from the genome of Bufo bufo chromosome 4, aBufBuf1.1, whole genome shotgun sequence encodes:
- the SMIM8 gene encoding LOW QUALITY PROTEIN: small integral membrane protein 8 (The sequence of the model RefSeq protein was modified relative to this genomic sequence to represent the inferred CDS: substituted 2 bases at 2 genomic stop codons), which produces MSSSPSSEPPGIKVTPPKEKDFGAWIXRAKTTSLFRAVNPELFIKPXGIFLNKPVMAFGLISITVCVAYIAYLHATEENKREVYEAVDSEGNRYTRRKTSKWD; this is translated from the exons ATGTCTTCATCACCATCCTCTGAACCTCCTGGTATAAAGGTGACACCCCCCAAAGAGAAGGACTTCGGAGCCTGGATTTAGAGGGCGAAGACAACCAGCCTGTTCCGAGCTGTGAACCCTGAGTTGTTTATCAAACCCTAAGGAATATTTCTA AACAAACCTGTCATGGCATTTGGTCTCATCTCGATCACAGTGTGCGTTGCTTATATTGCTTATTTACATGCAACAGAGGAAAATAAGAGAGAGGTCTATGAAGCTGTTGACAGTGAAGGAAACAGATACACAAGAAGAAAAACATCAAAGTGGGATTGA